In Paracoccus aminophilus JCM 7686, a single window of DNA contains:
- a CDS encoding TfoX/Sxy family DNA transformation protein — MTDLISITNIGPATAKSLTAAGIPDAETLRALGADEAYRALIGNGERPHFIGYYVLHMALQGRPWNDCRGKEKVDLRLRFDALVADCRKKPGAGELPHALLEALDLIGLAPAPPR; from the coding sequence ATGACCGACCTGATCTCGATCACCAATATCGGCCCGGCGACGGCGAAATCGCTGACGGCCGCAGGCATCCCAGATGCGGAAACTTTGCGCGCCCTTGGCGCGGATGAGGCCTATCGCGCGTTGATCGGGAATGGCGAGCGACCGCATTTCATCGGCTATTACGTGCTTCATATGGCCTTGCAGGGCCGACCGTGGAACGATTGCCGGGGCAAGGAAAAGGTCGATCTGCGCCTGCGCTTTGACGCTTTGGTCGCGGATTGCCGCAAGAAACCGGGCGCGGGCGAGCTGCCCCATGCCCTTCTTGAGGCGCTTGATCTGATCGGCCTTGCGCCCGCGCCGCCGCGTTAG